In one Roseburia intestinalis L1-82 genomic region, the following are encoded:
- a CDS encoding DUF4194 domain-containing protein — translation MFEGYEELNAQDVERMQEVIRTLLSQTFLPERKYDKKYGRMMPDRMYDFCDRHLEFLTEYFAVAGIKLCQDTELGIIYLEGADGIGEKLPKLATIYLLLLKLIYDEKMAAVSSSVNVITTFGELNGKAGEFRLIKGPSSMTEIKRAFAILKKYQMVEFLDVFDEQLENTRIMIYPCINLVLMREDVNGLLGSFSDEVKDNEVDGQENLEWSSEETLSENDMTDEESDLEPEEMNVDEEGETEDGTDESGI, via the coding sequence ATGTTTGAAGGTTACGAAGAGTTAAATGCGCAGGATGTGGAGCGGATGCAGGAAGTGATAAGAACATTGCTCTCCCAGACATTTCTGCCGGAACGAAAATATGATAAAAAATACGGACGCATGATGCCGGATCGCATGTATGATTTTTGCGACAGGCATTTGGAATTTCTGACGGAGTATTTTGCGGTTGCAGGGATAAAACTTTGTCAGGATACGGAGCTTGGCATCATTTATTTAGAGGGAGCAGACGGAATCGGTGAGAAACTGCCGAAACTTGCGACCATTTATCTGTTGCTGTTAAAACTGATCTATGATGAAAAAATGGCGGCTGTTTCTTCCAGTGTAAATGTAATAACGACGTTTGGAGAATTAAATGGAAAAGCGGGAGAATTCCGTCTCATCAAGGGACCGTCATCGATGACGGAGATCAAAAGAGCGTTTGCCATTCTGAAAAAATATCAGATGGTAGAGTTTCTGGATGTGTTTGACGAACAGCTTGAAAATACGAGGATCATGATCTATCCGTGTATCAATTTAGTATTGATGAGAGAAGATGTGAACGGGCTTCTTGGCAGTTTTTCCGATGAGGTAAAAGATAACGAGGTAGACGGGCAGGAGAATCTGGAGTGGAGCAGTGAGGAAACACTTTCAGAAAATGATATGACGGATGAAGAAAGTGATCTTGAACCAGAAGAAATGAATGTGGATGAGGAAGGAGAGACAGAAGATGGAACAGATGAATCAGGCATATAA
- a CDS encoding nicotinate phosphoribosyltransferase → MKQSETRNLTMMMDLYEMTMANGYFNDQDKDTRVAFDVFYRSNPDGGGFAIFAGLEQILEYIENLHFDEEDIAYFRSLNIFTEDFLAYLKDFKFSGDIYAFKEGTIMYPNEPIITVVAPLIDAQLIETALLAQVNHQSLIATKTRRIVSAAEGRAVSDFGARRAHNMDAAVYGARAAYIGGAVGTATVLAGQMFDIPVSGTMAHSWVMYYKDEFEAFKHYAENYPDGTVLLVDTYDVIGSGIPNAIRVAKEVLEPMGKRLKGIRIDSGDLAYLSKKIRKMLDDAGLEDCKIVVSNSLDEYTITSILQQGGKIDSFGVGERLITAKSDPVFGAVYKISAVEENGTFAPRIKISENVEKITNPGLKDVYRIYDEAGHSVADLITKAGETVDMSAPYRYADPVKPWKNRSFENCTAKKLQQQVVKEGKRIVEPESLEDIRAYVEKQLNTEVWEEEQRFENPHEHYLDMSPAYYEMKMDMLHESRTR, encoded by the coding sequence ATGAAACAGAGTGAAACAAGAAATCTTACAATGATGATGGATCTGTATGAAATGACGATGGCAAATGGTTATTTCAACGATCAGGACAAGGATACCAGGGTAGCATTTGATGTATTTTACCGCAGTAATCCGGATGGTGGTGGATTTGCAATTTTTGCAGGATTAGAGCAGATTTTAGAGTACATTGAGAATCTTCATTTTGATGAGGAGGATATCGCCTATTTTCGTTCTCTCAACATTTTTACAGAAGATTTCCTTGCTTATCTGAAAGACTTTAAATTCAGCGGTGATATTTATGCGTTCAAAGAAGGAACGATCATGTATCCAAATGAGCCGATCATCACGGTGGTTGCACCGTTAATTGATGCACAGCTCATCGAGACCGCTTTGCTTGCGCAGGTGAATCATCAGTCCCTGATTGCGACAAAGACAAGACGTATTGTGAGTGCAGCAGAGGGACGGGCTGTTTCTGATTTTGGTGCGCGCCGTGCCCACAACATGGATGCTGCAGTCTATGGTGCGAGAGCCGCATATATCGGTGGCGCAGTCGGAACGGCAACCGTGCTTGCCGGTCAGATGTTTGATATCCCGGTCAGCGGAACCATGGCACATAGCTGGGTCATGTATTATAAAGATGAGTTTGAGGCATTTAAACACTATGCAGAGAATTATCCGGACGGAACGGTACTTTTAGTTGACACCTACGATGTCATCGGTTCCGGTATCCCGAATGCAATCCGTGTGGCAAAAGAAGTTTTAGAGCCGATGGGAAAGAGATTAAAGGGAATCCGTATCGACAGTGGTGACCTTGCATATCTTTCGAAAAAGATCCGTAAGATGTTAGATGATGCAGGATTAGAGGATTGTAAGATCGTTGTTTCTAATAGTCTTGATGAGTATACGATCACATCCATTTTACAGCAGGGCGGCAAGATCGACAGTTTCGGTGTCGGCGAGCGTCTGATCACTGCAAAATCCGATCCTGTTTTCGGTGCGGTATATAAGATCTCTGCAGTGGAAGAAAATGGTACATTTGCCCCGCGTATCAAAATCTCAGAAAATGTGGAGAAGATCACAAATCCGGGACTTAAAGATGTGTACCGTATCTATGATGAAGCAGGACATTCCGTTGCGGATCTGATCACAAAGGCAGGCGAGACGGTTGATATGTCCGCACCATACCGTTATGCAGATCCGGTAAAACCATGGAAAAACCGTTCTTTTGAAAACTGCACAGCGAAAAAACTTCAGCAGCAGGTCGTAAAGGAAGGAAAACGTATCGTGGAGCCGGAATCCTTAGAAGATATCAGAGCTTATGTGGAAAAACAGCTTAATACCGAAGTGTGGGAAGAAGAACAGCGTTTTGAAAATCCACATGAACATTATCTGGATATGAGCCCGGCATATTACGAGATGAAGATGGATATGCTGCATGAATCACGCACCAGATAA
- a CDS encoding ABC-ATPase domain-containing protein, protein MQTSAELKNLLQRIDHKGYPAYKDTRGSYEFPGYVLSIDHVQGDPFAAPSKVSIHVRGKQAGFPEHLYQKDCRRTAVQDYLLRQFARQVEKVSFKAKGSGKSGLMAVSCPGQEVLERSACQMDAKNGDIVLRMEIGFPANGRTVNSRELEKIFFDFLPECVKGSLYFRSLRKEAVEAAADLAEDQAYIREQLDPRGLCAFVADGAILPRESGVSGRPMKDAVRFQSPESLSVTLTLPHHGKLTGMGIKKGITLIVGGGYHGKSTLLKALETGVYNHIAGDGREYVITDDTAMKIRAEDGRSIRDVDISMFIHDLPNGKDTVSFYTEDASGSTSQAANVIEAMEAGTRAFLIDEDTSATNFMIRDELMQRVVNRDAEPIVPFIDRVEELYHTYGISTVLVAGSSGSYFHKADCIIQMNRYEPFEITESAKQAAAEFPLPKQDIAQSKQPDFDRKIKPDRMFQEDNRLKMKTMGRDSISINREVIDVRYVEQLMDTEQLAALGYMLKYMQIHFFDGKHTLTQAVDALWDVLQKKGIAAVCESSYLPCGLAMPRKQEVFACVNRYRRLGL, encoded by the coding sequence ATGCAGACATCGGCAGAGTTAAAAAATTTATTACAGCGTATCGATCATAAGGGATATCCGGCATATAAGGACACAAGAGGTTCTTATGAATTTCCGGGATATGTGCTTTCCATTGACCATGTGCAGGGAGATCCGTTTGCAGCACCGTCGAAGGTAAGTATCCATGTCCGCGGGAAACAGGCGGGATTCCCGGAACATCTTTATCAGAAAGACTGCAGAAGGACCGCCGTGCAGGATTATCTGCTGCGCCAGTTTGCGCGCCAGGTCGAGAAAGTTTCCTTTAAAGCGAAAGGATCTGGAAAGAGCGGCCTTATGGCGGTCAGCTGTCCGGGACAGGAAGTGTTAGAGCGCAGTGCCTGCCAGATGGATGCAAAGAACGGCGATATCGTGCTGCGTATGGAGATCGGTTTCCCGGCAAACGGGAGAACGGTCAATTCCAGGGAGTTAGAAAAGATCTTCTTCGATTTCCTGCCGGAGTGCGTAAAAGGCTCCCTTTATTTCCGTTCCCTGAGAAAAGAAGCGGTGGAGGCAGCCGCAGATCTCGCCGAGGATCAGGCGTATATCAGGGAGCAGTTAGATCCGAGGGGACTCTGTGCGTTTGTGGCGGACGGTGCAATCCTGCCGCGGGAGTCCGGTGTCTCCGGCAGACCGATGAAAGATGCGGTGCGTTTTCAGTCACCGGAAAGTCTCTCCGTCACGCTGACGCTGCCGCACCACGGAAAACTGACCGGAATGGGAATAAAGAAGGGCATCACGCTGATCGTCGGCGGTGGTTACCATGGAAAATCAACACTGTTAAAAGCGCTTGAGACAGGTGTCTATAACCACATTGCAGGGGATGGCAGGGAGTATGTCATCACGGACGATACAGCAATGAAGATCCGTGCCGAGGATGGAAGAAGCATCCGTGACGTGGATATTTCCATGTTTATCCATGACCTGCCAAACGGGAAAGATACGGTATCCTTTTATACGGAGGATGCCAGCGGGAGTACTTCCCAGGCAGCAAATGTGATCGAGGCGATGGAGGCAGGCACAAGAGCATTTCTGATCGACGAGGATACCAGTGCAACGAATTTTATGATCCGTGACGAACTGATGCAGCGCGTGGTCAACCGTGATGCCGAGCCGATCGTGCCTTTTATTGACCGGGTAGAGGAGCTGTATCACACATACGGTATCTCGACGGTCCTTGTTGCCGGAAGCTCCGGTTCCTATTTTCACAAGGCGGACTGCATCATCCAGATGAACCGTTACGAGCCGTTTGAGATCACAGAGTCAGCAAAGCAGGCAGCGGCAGAGTTCCCGCTTCCAAAACAGGACATTGCCCAGTCAAAGCAGCCTGATTTTGACAGAAAAATAAAGCCGGACCGGATGTTTCAAGAGGACAACCGCTTAAAGATGAAAACGATGGGAAGGGATTCCATCTCTATCAACCGGGAAGTCATTGACGTCCGCTATGTGGAACAGCTTATGGACACGGAGCAGCTTGCAGCACTCGGATATATGTTAAAATATATGCAGATCCACTTTTTTGATGGAAAACACACCCTGACACAGGCAGTCGATGCGCTTTGGGATGTTTTGCAGAAGAAGGGGATCGCAGCAGTCTGCGAGAGTAGTTATCTGCCGTGCGGACTTGCGATGCCAAGAAAGCAGGAAGTGTTTGCGTGCGTGAACCGGTATCGGAGGCTGGGGCTGTAG
- a CDS encoding ATP-binding protein — protein MEQMNQAYKVFTRICLNNWHYIDRKVLGLNESINFFTGHSGSGKSTVIDAMQIVLYANTDGRGFFNKAAADDSDRSLIEYLRGMINIGENNQAEYKRNKNFSTTIVLEMEQTITKEKECIGVVFDVETATNEINRLFFWHKGELIPGDYRTESRAMTIGEVRSYLQQNFPKDEMFYTSNNERFRRNLYDVYLGGLDMEKFPRLFKRAIPFKMNIRLEDFVKEYICMEQDIHIEDMQEGAMLYGRMCRKIEATMQEIEELKQISAQYQVMEEKKKELLNCRYRMDKLTILQLEQTIEEMQQRVENWKKDVVLQNESLTELLQVKENYEKEYGEINEQIAGTGYARLEEQLKSLEENLSLLERSKNKWDGICARLNGWEDVDIVSNQILWDIEKFKEGTITGEEIERLKRSLVEVQKEAEKDRQEASSEIRSMNKEADVLEKELTELKLGKKAYPRELELARSEIARKLSEQTGKNIQVRIFADLIDIKDETWRNAIEGYLSWNKLALIVEPAYVKQAMEVYETLDEKRFFRVSLVDTEKLMQEDWRVKDNALAEEVEAKEPYVRAFVDFLLGNVIKCTSVDELRQCKIGVTADCLLYQSYQLRRLNPDNYKKHVYIGEKSKKQRQKELAASLEKLEQDRAEYKERETEARNILAQEFLNDTVEEYQNLILDLSEKKEKEKQKIKTEKKMAEIGAGTVETLKKQAEEIHTKQKELEAKIDDLKYQIRKKEDAIEKDGNDFITRNEELLAKKRELRGSIEAEEAFEAYIAGQKNKKYDSMKAATQEDMNQAAVQCTEQKNKLVDVRMNYLQNHPKRDFSASAENNDDYDNLLSELSCNELEEYQKKAAEQAKAAVEHFKEDFVYKIRSAIKEAYVRRDELNRIIRNLNFGKDRYQFKITRNKGADGAFYDMFMDEDLEIDPSSLASPVEHQMNLFSMEHENKYGMLMSELIRIFIPPENASQQELDEAKQNMVKYADYRTYLSFEMEQIVEGDERLVIGLSKMIKKNSGGEGQNPLYIALLASFAQAYHINLSARLTRRPTIRLVVLDEAFSKMDAEKVASCIELIRGLGFQAIISATNDKIQNYIENVDKTFVYANPNKKSISIQEFEKKDFSQLVVEEE, from the coding sequence ATGGAACAGATGAATCAGGCATATAAAGTTTTTACCAGAATCTGCCTCAACAACTGGCATTATATTGACCGCAAGGTGTTAGGCTTAAATGAGAGCATCAACTTTTTTACCGGACATTCCGGCAGTGGAAAGTCCACCGTAATCGATGCGATGCAGATCGTGCTTTATGCGAACACGGATGGACGTGGATTTTTCAATAAGGCGGCGGCAGATGACTCTGACCGAAGCCTGATCGAGTACCTGCGTGGTATGATCAACATTGGTGAGAATAATCAGGCAGAGTATAAGCGAAACAAAAACTTTTCCACGACGATCGTTCTTGAGATGGAACAGACGATCACAAAAGAAAAAGAATGTATCGGTGTTGTGTTTGATGTGGAGACCGCTACCAATGAGATAAACAGGCTGTTTTTCTGGCATAAGGGCGAGCTGATCCCGGGGGATTACCGGACAGAGAGCCGTGCAATGACGATCGGTGAAGTGCGCAGCTATTTACAGCAGAATTTCCCCAAAGATGAGATGTTTTACACTTCTAATAATGAGAGATTCCGCAGAAACCTTTATGATGTCTATTTAGGCGGACTGGATATGGAAAAATTCCCGCGCCTGTTTAAGCGTGCGATCCCATTTAAAATGAATATCCGGTTAGAGGATTTTGTAAAAGAATATATCTGCATGGAGCAGGACATCCATATCGAGGACATGCAGGAGGGGGCGATGCTTTATGGCAGAATGTGCCGTAAGATCGAAGCCACGATGCAGGAAATCGAAGAATTAAAGCAGATCAGTGCACAGTATCAGGTGATGGAGGAGAAGAAAAAAGAACTGTTAAACTGCCGTTACCGGATGGACAAACTGACGATCTTACAGTTAGAGCAGACCATAGAGGAAATGCAGCAGCGTGTGGAAAACTGGAAAAAGGATGTCGTACTGCAGAATGAAAGTCTTACAGAATTGCTTCAGGTAAAAGAAAATTATGAAAAAGAATACGGCGAGATCAATGAGCAGATCGCCGGAACCGGTTATGCAAGATTAGAAGAGCAGTTAAAGAGTTTGGAAGAAAACCTAAGCCTTCTGGAGCGAAGTAAAAACAAGTGGGATGGTATCTGTGCAAGGTTAAACGGCTGGGAAGATGTAGATATTGTTTCGAACCAGATCTTATGGGATATCGAGAAGTTCAAAGAAGGCACGATCACCGGAGAGGAGATCGAACGTTTGAAACGAAGCCTGGTCGAAGTACAGAAAGAGGCAGAAAAGGACAGGCAGGAGGCTTCCTCGGAGATCCGTTCCATGAATAAAGAAGCGGATGTGTTAGAGAAAGAACTCACAGAGTTAAAACTTGGTAAAAAAGCATATCCGAGAGAGTTAGAACTTGCGAGATCCGAAATTGCAAGAAAACTTTCTGAACAGACCGGAAAAAATATCCAGGTCCGTATTTTTGCAGATCTCATTGATATTAAAGATGAAACATGGCGTAATGCGATCGAGGGTTATCTTTCCTGGAACAAACTTGCGCTGATCGTGGAGCCTGCCTATGTCAAACAGGCGATGGAAGTATACGAAACACTCGACGAGAAGCGTTTCTTCCGTGTATCTTTAGTGGATACGGAAAAGCTGATGCAGGAGGATTGGCGCGTAAAAGACAATGCGCTTGCGGAAGAAGTAGAAGCAAAAGAGCCATATGTGAGGGCATTTGTGGACTTCTTACTCGGAAATGTCATCAAGTGTACTTCGGTGGACGAACTGCGCCAGTGCAAGATCGGTGTGACGGCAGACTGTTTATTATACCAGAGTTATCAGTTACGCCGTTTAAATCCAGACAATTATAAGAAACATGTATATATTGGTGAAAAGAGTAAGAAACAGCGCCAGAAGGAACTTGCCGCCAGCCTTGAGAAATTAGAGCAGGACAGAGCGGAATATAAGGAGCGTGAGACAGAGGCGAGAAATATCCTTGCCCAGGAATTTTTAAATGATACGGTTGAGGAATACCAGAACCTGATCTTAGATCTTTCGGAGAAGAAGGAAAAAGAAAAACAGAAAATCAAAACAGAAAAGAAGATGGCAGAGATCGGTGCCGGTACTGTGGAAACCTTAAAGAAACAGGCGGAGGAGATCCACACAAAACAGAAAGAGTTAGAAGCAAAAATTGATGATTTAAAATACCAGATCCGGAAAAAAGAAGATGCCATTGAAAAGGACGGCAATGATTTCATCACAAGAAATGAAGAACTTCTTGCGAAAAAACGGGAACTCCGCGGTTCCATTGAAGCGGAGGAGGCATTTGAAGCCTACATTGCCGGGCAGAAAAATAAGAAGTATGACAGCATGAAAGCGGCGACGCAGGAGGATATGAATCAGGCGGCGGTGCAGTGCACAGAGCAGAAAAATAAGCTGGTCGATGTCCGCATGAATTATCTGCAGAATCACCCGAAGCGTGATTTTTCGGCGAGTGCGGAGAACAATGATGATTATGATAACCTGCTGTCGGAACTTTCCTGCAATGAGTTAGAGGAATACCAGAAAAAGGCAGCCGAGCAGGCAAAGGCAGCGGTAGAGCATTTTAAGGAGGATTTTGTATACAAGATCCGAAGTGCCATAAAAGAAGCATATGTGCGCAGGGATGAGTTAAACCGCATTATCCGCAACCTGAACTTTGGTAAAGACCGCTATCAGTTTAAAATAACAAGAAATAAGGGAGCAGACGGTGCATTTTATGACATGTTCATGGATGAGGATTTAGAGATCGATCCGTCCTCACTTGCGTCGCCGGTGGAACATCAGATGAACCTGTTTTCCATGGAACACGAGAACAAATATGGGATGCTCATGAGCGAGTTGATCCGCATCTTTATCCCACCGGAAAATGCATCCCAGCAGGAGCTTGATGAAGCAAAACAGAACATGGTGAAATATGCGGATTACCGTACCTACCTCTCCTTTGAGATGGAACAGATCGTGGAGGGGGACGAAAGGCTTGTCATTGGTCTTAGCAAAATGATCAAGAAAAATTCCGGTGGAGAGGGTCAGAACCCGCTTTACATTGCACTGCTTGCAAGTTTTGCACAGGCGTACCACATCAATCTGTCTGCAAGACTGACAAGACGCCCGACGATCCGGCTTGTTGTGTTAGACGAGGCGTTTTCCAAGATGGATGCCGAGAAGGTGGCAAGCTGTATCGAGCTCATCCGCGGACTCGGTTTCCAGGCGATCATCAGTGCGACGAACGACAAGATTCAGAACTATATTGAAAATGTAGATAAGACATTTGTTTATGCGAATCCGAATAAGAAGAGCATATCGATCCAGGAGTTTGAGAAGAAGGATTTTTCACAGCTGGTTGTGGAGGAGGAGTAA
- a CDS encoding Wadjet anti-phage system protein JetA family protein, translating into MKLIYDIPASFWGLFRSVNRDIYIEALLTINDEYQYNNYFLSREACVQILSDMCSSRRYAFMREDNETEEDEETALPGRILNWLVRTKWLRKIEDYEAMTTNIVIPDYAAVMIEAFEKLADEPLDDTDLYIQNVYATLFSFKNDHRMNLTMLKTALVNTKKLNKALQDMLHNMDKFFERLLNKQSYDELLKEHLEGYVEEVVRRKYHILKTSDNFYIYKMDIKRWLKEMREDDAWVERIRQKQRMEQKNAGSRSSVLEPQRSEEDLPFLHARRNRQEDVLDLIDQIERGFDDIEHRISNMDKEHSKYIRATVSRLNYLLSDETERHGMLILLLNRLGAAETESEQSEMLKEVAGHMNLSSFDVLSDNPLYKRRRRRKFEDDLQEEEEDAELSREDVLRLNKIEHRYTAKQIEEFIEEKMTDGILETEHMDIADDESFEKLILAYDISMRKNSRYRVQVENSQIQNGNYCYPKMTFSTKQKSIESEQN; encoded by the coding sequence GTGAAATTGATATACGACATCCCAGCATCTTTCTGGGGATTGTTCCGGTCCGTAAACCGGGACATCTATATAGAAGCACTTCTGACCATCAATGACGAATACCAGTACAACAATTACTTTTTAAGCAGAGAAGCATGTGTCCAGATCTTAAGCGACATGTGCTCCTCTCGTCGTTATGCCTTTATGAGGGAGGATAACGAGACGGAGGAAGATGAGGAGACCGCATTGCCGGGGCGAATTTTAAACTGGCTGGTGCGTACAAAATGGCTTAGAAAAATTGAAGATTATGAGGCAATGACTACAAATATCGTCATACCGGATTATGCGGCAGTGATGATCGAGGCATTTGAAAAATTAGCGGACGAACCGTTAGATGACACGGATCTTTATATCCAGAATGTTTATGCGACTCTTTTTTCTTTTAAAAATGACCACCGCATGAATCTTACCATGTTAAAAACGGCGCTTGTCAATACGAAAAAGCTGAATAAGGCATTGCAGGACATGCTCCATAACATGGATAAATTTTTTGAGCGTCTCTTAAACAAACAGTCCTACGATGAACTTTTAAAGGAGCATTTAGAGGGCTATGTGGAGGAAGTAGTCAGACGCAAATACCATATTTTAAAGACGAGTGATAACTTTTATATCTATAAAATGGACATCAAACGCTGGCTGAAAGAAATGCGGGAAGATGATGCCTGGGTGGAGCGCATCCGGCAGAAACAGCGCATGGAGCAGAAAAATGCAGGAAGCAGGTCTTCTGTACTTGAACCGCAGCGGTCAGAAGAGGATCTGCCATTTTTACATGCGAGAAGAAACAGACAGGAAGATGTGTTGGATCTGATCGACCAGATCGAGCGTGGATTTGATGACATTGAACACCGGATCTCAAACATGGACAAAGAACACAGCAAGTATATCCGTGCAACTGTGAGCCGGTTAAATTATCTGCTCAGTGATGAGACAGAGCGTCACGGTATGCTGATCCTGCTTTTGAACAGACTTGGAGCGGCTGAGACGGAAAGTGAACAGAGTGAGATGTTAAAAGAAGTGGCGGGGCACATGAATCTGTCATCTTTTGATGTTTTGAGTGATAATCCTCTTTATAAGAGAAGACGCCGCAGAAAATTTGAGGATGATCTGCAGGAAGAAGAGGAAGATGCAGAGCTTTCCAGGGAGGATGTACTGCGCTTAAACAAGATTGAACACCGTTATACGGCAAAACAGATCGAAGAGTTCATCGAAGAGAAGATGACAGATGGTATTTTAGAAACAGAACATATGGATATAGCGGATGATGAGTCATTTGAAAAGCTGATCCTTGCCTATGATATCAGTATGCGCAAAAACAGCAGATACCGGGTACAGGTGGAGAATAGTCAGATTCAGAATGGCAATTATTGTTATCCGAAAATGACTTTTAGCACAAAGCAAAAATCAATAGAAAGTGAACAGAATTAA